Genomic segment of bacterium:
GCATGGGGTCAATCCGTACGCGATCGTCTTCGAAAGGCGGATTTGACACGGAATCGGATCCGCCGTGGACGCAAGAGAAGCTGATCCTACGGAATTGCTTTGCCGCCGTCGTGTTCCAAGCGTTCCCACGCAAGGATCTTCATCGGTCGGTGTGTCGGATGTATCAACCTCGTTTTGGTGATTTCTAAGCGCTCAAGTGGACCAGGGGAGGCATGAGCTTCGGGGGACCGCGCGGCTGCGGCCTCCGCGAGGCCGTGAAGACGTCATAGGACGGTATCCCGGGCGTCGATGTTCTCGAAGAACGCTTGATCTCCCGAAGCGGTGCGCATCAACGGGCGCTCACCACGCTGCGTCCGCGAGAGATGTCCTGCGGCGATCGTCACACTGGTCCGAGACCCCGAAGACGCGGATCGAGCACATCCCGCATGCGGTCGCCCAACAGATTGAATGCCAGCACCACGAGCGTGATGGTGATCCCGGGGATCGTCGGCATCCACCAGGCCTGCCACACCAGGTCCAGCGAGTACCCGAGCATCTGGCCGAGACTCGGCGTCGGCGGCTGGATGCCGAGGCCGAGGAAGCTCAGCGCGGCTTCGAAGACGATTACCACCGGCAGCTGGAGTGTCGCCAGCACGAGCACGGTGGGGAGGACGTTCGGCAGCACATGTTGCGCGAGAATGCGGACGTCTGACGCGCCCACCGCCCGCGCCGCCGCCGCAAACTCGCGCTCGCGCAGCGCCAGGACTTCGGCGCGCACCACGCGCGCGTAGGCCGGCCACCCGGCGATCGCCAACACGCCCACAATCTGCAGGAGCCCGGACCCGAGCACCGCGACCACGGCCACCGTGAGCAGGAGCGTGGGGATGGACAACTGCGCGTCCACGACCCGCATCAACGCGACGTCGAGCCAGCCGCCGCGGTACCCCGTCACCATGCCGACGGTCAGGCCCAACAGCGTCGAGAGGGGGACGACCGCCAGTGCGACGAGCAGTGAGATCCGAAGACCGACCAGCAACCTGCTGAAGACATCACGCCCGAGCTGATCCGTGCCGAGCAGGTGGACGCCGCCGTGCACCGGCGTCAACGACGGCGGACTCACGGTGAGGCTCAGATTCTGCGCGGCCGGGTCGTAAGGCGTCACGAACGAGCCCCCGAACCCGGCCACGAGCAGTATTGTCAGGAGCACCGTCCCCACGACCCCCGAAGGGCTCCGCAGGAAGCGGCGAATCGCGGAAGCTCGCCCGACGCTACGTGCGCGCGGCGCTTCGAAGACGAGGGTCGACCCAGCCATACGCCAAATCCACGGTGAGGTTGACGGCGAGAAATACGGCGGCACCCACAATCGTGGCGCCCTGGACGACCGGAAAATCACGCCCCAACACCGCTTGGACCGCCAGCCGCCCCATCCCCGGCCAAGCGAAGATGGATTCCACGATCAGGGCGCCGCCCAGCATCTGCCCGAAGCTGAGGCCCAGGATGGTTAGGACCGGGAGCGCCGCGTTGCGCAACGCGTGCTTGAACAGCAGGACGCGGCCCGTGAGGCCTTTGGCGAGTCCCGTGCGGATGTAATCCTGAGCCAGGACGTCGAGCAGGCTTGTGCGCGTGAGCCGGCTGACTTGCGCCGCGTAGGAGCCGCCGAGCACAAACGCGGGCATGACGAGGTGGTTGAGGCCGCCGTAGCCGGAGACCGGAAGCCATCCGAGTTTGACGCCGAAGACGATGATGAGGAGGATCCCCAGCCAGAAGCTGGGCATGCTCGTTCCGAGGAGGGCGATCGTCATCGCAGTCGCGTCGGCGCCCGTCCCGCGGCGGGCCGCGGCCACCATGCCGAGCGCCACGCCGAGCAGCATCGCCACCGCGAGGGCGGCGAGGGTCAGTTCGAACGTCGCGCCGAAATGTTCGGAGATCAGCTCGCTCACCGGCACGCCCTGGCGGTACGAATACCCGAGATCGCCGCGGGCGACCCGCGCGATGAAGCGGGCGTATTGCACGGAGAGCGGTTGGTCCAACCCGTAGGCCTGCCGGATCCGCTCCATGTCCTGCCGCGTCGCGTCCTGCGTCACCAGCAGCGTCGCGGGATCGCCGCTGATGTGCAGCAGGACGAACACGATCGTGACCACGCCGAGCATGGCCGTCAACGACAGTGCCAGCCGGCGGACCAGGTACCGGCTCACCGCAGCCTCGGCGTGAGCCGCCCTCGCGGTGCCGAGTACCGGATCAATGCCTCGCCCACGACGCGTCGAACATCGTCAGGAGCAGGTCGGGCCGGGGCGTCCATTGCAGATCGTGACTCATGCCGTAGGCGTTGGGCGCGGTAAACAGCGTGATGGCCGGCGCTTGCTCCTTATACATCAGCTGCAGGCGCTTGGAGATATCGCGCAGTTTTGCCTCGTCGGGGGCCGCCTGCGCCGCCTCGACCAACTGGTCGAACGGCGCGTACCCGGGCCGCCACTGGGACCACTCGCCGGGCGAGTAGAACGCCCGGAGCGGAATGATGGTGCTGATCCCGAAGAAATCCGTGAAGCGGGTGAACCAACCGTCCTCGGGCAGCTTGCGGTCCAGTACCGCCCGCAGCTGCACGCCGATCTCCGAGATATTCACGTGCGTCCGCACCCCGACGTGGTTCAGCTGGTCGGCGATCGCCTGGACGATGTCCCGGTCGCCTGGGTATGTCCCGGTCGTCCCACTGATGCTGAAGTCGAACCCGTTTGGATAGCCGGCCTCCCGCAACAGCGCGCGGGCCCGGTCCGGATTGTAGCCGAACGGCGGGACCGAGGTGTCGCACGCCTCCATCACCTCGCTGCAGAATGTCGCCACCGGCGTGCCCACGTTGTGCATGACACTGGTCAGGATCGCCTGGCGGTTGATCGCGTAGTTGAGGGCCTGCCGCACGCGAGGG
This window contains:
- a CDS encoding ABC transporter permease, translating into MSRYLVRRLALSLTAMLGVVTIVFVLLHISGDPATLLVTQDATRQDMERIRQAYGLDQPLSVQYARFIARVARGDLGYSYRQGVPVSELISEHFGATFELTLAALAVAMLLGVALGMVAAARRGTGADATAMTIALLGTSMPSFWLGILLIIVFGVKLGWLPVSGYGGLNHLVMPAFVLGGSYAAQVSRLTRTSLLDVLAQDYIRTGLAKGLTGRVLLFKHALRNAALPVLTILGLSFGQMLGGALIVESIFAWPGMGRLAVQAVLGRDFPVVQGATIVGAAVFLAVNLTVDLAYGWVDPRLRSAART
- a CDS encoding ABC transporter permease, producing MAGSTLVFEAPRARSVGRASAIRRFLRSPSGVVGTVLLTILLVAGFGGSFVTPYDPAAQNLSLTVSPPSLTPVHGGVHLLGTDQLGRDVFSRLLVGLRISLLVALAVVPLSTLLGLTVGMVTGYRGGWLDVALMRVVDAQLSIPTLLLTVAVVAVLGSGLLQIVGVLAIAGWPAYARVVRAEVLALREREFAAAARAVGASDVRILAQHVLPNVLPTVLVLATLQLPVVIVFEAALSFLGLGIQPPTPSLGQMLGYSLDLVWQAWWMPTIPGITITLVVLAFNLLGDRMRDVLDPRLRGLGPV